From the uncultured Methanomethylovorans sp. genome, the window GATTGGGGAAAGCTGATTAAAAGTATCAGAGGTTTGACTGTTTTTAATCAATTTTCTTATTTCTGATAAGATTGGACTCAATCCTTCTTTTTTACGATAGTTTTTTTATTTATTACTTTTTGTAACCACAATGTATTTATATCATTTACTTACTTATACGTCAATGTACAAATCAGAACATTGATGTCTATAAAGGTGTTGTCATGCAGTCATACATACAAAAAGTAAGTGCAGGTGAGAACCTAACATTGCAAGAGGCTGAGAAAGCGATCACAGAAATATTCACCCAGGCCACTGATGCCCAGATAGCTGGATTGCTCATGGCTTTGAAAATGAAAGGTGAGACTGCTGATGAGATAGCTGGGTTTGCATGCGGCATGAAAAAAGCTGCTCGAAGCATACGCCCTAATGTAAAAGGCACACTCGTGGATGTTGTAGGTACCGGAGCTGACAGGCACAAGACTATCAATGTTTCCACAGCTGCTGCAATTATTGCTTCCGCTGCAGGAGTGAACGTAGCAAAGCACGGCAACCGCGCGATCACCTCCCTTTCCGGTAGCGCAGACGTACTGGAACAGTTGGGCATAAAGATAGACAAAGACCCTGAATCAGTCAAAGAGTCCATAGAAAAGATCGGTATCGGATTCATGCTAGCTCCTGTTTTCCATCCGGCAATGAAGAGGGTAGCAGGCATAAGGAAGGAACTGGGCGTAAGAACAGTTTTCAATATCCTGGGTCCTCTTACAAATCCGGCAAGCGCTGATGCACAACTTCTAGGCGTATATGATGTGGCGCTCTGCGAGATTTTCGCCCAGGTACTTAAGAAGATGGGTGCAAAGCGGGCCATGATCGTACACGGAGATGGAATGGACGAGATCTCCAATATCTCTGAGACCCAGGTCGCGGAACTTAAAGATGGCACGATAAAGACATACACAATCTCCCCTGAAGAACTGGGCATCAAGAGAGCAAAGGCCACAGATATTGTAGGCGGCACTCCTGCAGAAAATGCGAAGGACATAATCTACATATTTAAAGGAGAAAAGGGACCGAAAAGAGATCTTATTGTGATAAACGCCGCAGCTGCACTCTATGTTGCAGGTGCAGCTGATTCTCTGAAGGAAGCTATACCTATGGTCGAAGAAGTTATCGATTCAGGCAAGGCCATGGAAAAACTCAGACAGTTCAGTGACAAGACCTTCGAAGGTTTAGAATATGAGAGCTCCTGTAAGGGCGAAGATATGCGGCATGCAGTGTGCTGAAGACATCGAATTGGCAGTGAAATTCGGAGCCGATGCGGTGGGGTTTATTACAGAAGTACCTGTGGATAGTCCCAGGAAGCTCGATGCTGCAACTGCATCATCCCTTATTTCACAAGTGCCGCTGTTCGTAGATTCTGTTCTTGTGATCATGCCAGAAAGCGGAGAGGAAGCAGTGGAACTTATTGACACATGCAGATCGGATATCGTCCAGCTGCATAACGACCCTGCCCTTTCAGAACTTGAATATATAAGGGACAATGTCCGGCAGAAGATCATCAAAACCTTCTCCATACCTGTTGGGAAACAGAACCTTGTGGAAGAGATGCTTCCGTCAATACACAGGTTGTTTGAGAATGACTTTATAGATGGCATATTGCTTGATTCAAGCAAAGCCGGGCAGGTAGGCGGCACTGGTACCGTGCATGACTGGTCTGTAAGCAGGCAGATAGTTGAGAGGCTGGAAGTCCCGGTGATACTGGCAGGTGGCCTGAAACCTGAAAACGTGTTCCAGGCAGTGGAAGAAGTACGGCCCTATGCAGTAGATGTTGCATCGGGAGTTGAGAAAAATGGAAAGAAAGACCCTGATAAAGTGAGCAGGTTCATTACACAGATAAGGTGTGCAAATGGTTGAATTCGATCTTAGTAAAGAAGATTTTATTTCTCTTGTTGAAAACTCAAAAAGACCTGCAATCGTACAACTTATGGCAAAGGTGGAAAGCGTATGCAATCCCTTGCAGCTGTACGCGACATTGCAGAATGCAAACTATTCATATCTTCTTGAATCGGTGGAAAAAGAAAAAAGGCATGCAAGGTACTCATTTGTGGGTTCGGAGCCCGAAATCGTGGTGGACATTAAGGATAAGTATCTTACCATCGATTGCCAGAAGAATTCCGAGCTTTCAAAGTTCATCTATGATAAAGTAAAGGCAATGGGAAATACTGAATCTCTTATAGGAGGTAGGTTCAGGGTAAAAACCAAGGATGGAACCGATGATCTTGCCGCATTCCGCGACATATTCCCTACAAGCAACAATGTTGAGCTCCTTAATCAGAAGCGTTTTGACAGGCAAACATTCCTCGGAGGCGCCATAGGTTACAACAGTTATGACCTGGTATATGATTCCTGGATCGGCAGAGAGAAGAAGCTGGATGCTGACACTCCTGAGATGCATTTTGCCATAATGACCAAGACCTTTGTCTTTGATCACATCACCAACGAGACATATTTGGTTATCACTCCTTTCGTTACAAAAGAGAGTGATCTTGAAGCAGTGTATGAACACGCTTTAGCCGATGCGCAGCTTATGGAGCGCTCATTGCACATGTCTTCTGTGATAGGTATTAGTTCCGATATACTGACTCGGGTAAAGTCCGATGAACCAGTGCCCAGCACCGATCAGGAAAGCTTCGAAAAGGCGGTACTGGATGCAAAGCAGCACATTATTGACGGTGATATTTTTCAGGTAGTGCTTTCGCGCAGGTACACGGTAAAAATGAGTCAGACTCCTCTGCAACTTTACATACGGCTCAGGGACATAAATCCAAGTCCCTATATGTACATTTTCAACTTCAAGGACATCGGTATCGTAGGTGCAAGTCCCGAGACTCTCATGACGGTTTACAACAGAAAGGTCATCAGCAATCCTATTGCAGGCACATGTCCCAGAGGTAAAGATGAAGAGGAGGACGCAAAACTTGCAGCCCACATGCTCCAGGATGAGAAGGAAAGAGCAGAGCATATAATGCTTGTAGATCTGGGACGCAATGATGTGAGAATGGTTTCAAAAGGCGGGACCGTGAAGGTTGATGATCTTATGAGCGTTGTCAAGTATTCGCATCTCCAACATATAGAAAGCACTGTAAGTGGAAAACTGAGGGATGAATGTGATCAGTTCGATGCTACACGTGCCATCTTCCCAGCAGGCACGTTATCCGGAGCACCCAAGATAAGGGCAATGGAAATCATAGATGATATGGAACCCGCATCAAGGGGCATATATGGTGGTGGCGTTGGTTATTATTCCTGGAACGGTGACGCCGACTTTGCCATAGTTATCAGGACTGTCCTTATCAAGAACAATACTGCCTATGTGCAGGCAGGCGCAGGTATCGTGGCAGATTCAGACCCTACATACGAATATCTGGAAACCGAACGGAAAATGGCTGCAATGATAAAGGCTATCGGAGGGAAATAATGAGGGTACTGTTCATTAATAACAAGGATTCCTTTGTCTGGAACCTTGTGGACTATGTCTCAGTATTCGAACCGGATACTATAGTCGTTCCGAATACCATCTCTCTGGAAGAAGTTAAGCAGAATCAGCCGGATGCTATCATAATATCGCCTGGTCCGGGAACACCGCATAAGGCAGAAGATGTGGGAACTTGTCTTGATATTATAAGGGATTTCGGCCCTGAGGTCCCTATGCTTGGTGTATGTTTCGGTCACCAAGCCATCAACACAGCTTTTGGAGGAACCATAGGACATGCAAAAAGTGGCCCGATACACGGCAAGACATCTGAAGTCAGCCATGCGGATTCACCTCTCTTTGATGGTGTATCACAGACCTTCAAAGGCGGAAGATATCATTCCCTTGCCATTGAAAAGCTGGCAGATGAACTTAAAGTGACAGCAAAGACAAACGATGACATTATCATGGCAGTGGAGCACATTAAGTATCCCATATACGGTGTGCAGTTCCATCCAGAATCAGTGCTCACTGAAAACGGGATGAAGATCGTTGAGAACTTCCTCAAGATAGCTGGCATGCATAAGGATTAAGCCTTTTCGGGTTTATTTAATATCATGCTTGTCGGGATCACAGGAACACCAGGAACGGGTAAAACATCGGTCACATTGCAGCTAGAAAAAAAGGCCGGATATCAGATAATCCACCTCAATGAACTCATCAAAGAAGAAAAACTCTATTCTGATGTGGACACCGAAAGGGATTGTGTTGTGGCTGATATGGACCTTGTGGAACAAAGGGTCATGGAAAAAGTAGACAGTTCCAGTCCCGTTACTATACTGGATAGCCATCTTTCCCATCATATTGCTGATATTGTGATAGTGCTACGTACATCTCCTGATAAACTGAGGACAAGGTTGCAGCAAAGGAACTATTCTGAAAATAAGATACAGGAAAACCTGGAAGCTGAGGCTTTGGATGTGATCCTGTTCGAATCTGTGGAGTGGTGTGATAAGGTCTTTGAAATAAACACCACTAACCAGACAATTGAGGAAACCATCACAGACATTAAGGAGATCCTCGATGCACTGTTCAAAGGGCAGGATGAAACTCTAATAGAAAAATACAAACCCGGCTCTGTGGACTGGAGTGAAGAATTTTTCGCATAGTTCCTTTGAGGTAACTTCAATAATACTCTTAACTATTGATTTTAAACATTTTTAGCATCTGTTGATTGCTTATTCAGTATTTTTTATTGTATCAGCTTCTTTCGGATGAACAAAAAATTGCAATCGAAACAAAAGTGGTTTATATTTCGTATATCATAATATTCGATATACGAATTATTTGGAGGAAATGAGCTTTGGATGAAAATGCTCTGCTTCACAAGATCATCGACATTATTCAGTACAAAAATGAATATCAGCTTCAGACATCCATGATCCCTCCTCAGGAAATGTATGTGCTTGAGAGGATATACTTGCACAGCAACATACTTTCAAAGGCCATCTCTCTAAAATACAATATTCCTCCCTCCACGCTCACTGGAATCCTTGACAGGCTGGAAAATAAAAAACTCATTGCGAGGTTGAATACGAACAAAGATCGAAGGTCCATAGAGCTGGTTGCCACGGAAAATGGGAAGTCTGCTGTTGAAAAGCATATAACCGAGGATCAGGTCTTCGCCAGGAATCTGTTCGATAGTCTGGGTACTCAGAAAAAAGAGCAACTTAAAGCACTTCTTGAGGAACTGCTTGAAAATGTCGATGTAGAGACCTTGTTCTCTCAAAAGCACCAATAGGAAGGAGGTATTGCAGTTGCCTTTGATCGATTTTAGGGACGTATCTTTTGCTAACGATGGTAAGAATATTCTGAGGAACGTATCCTTTGTTGCTGAGGATGGAGACTTTATTTCTTTAGTTGGTTCATCAGGCAGTGGTAAAAGCACATTGCTCAAACTTTGTAGTCATTTGATCAGTCCTACAACTGGATACATATTCTACAAAGGTGTGGACATGACAGAGTATAGTCCAACGGAATTAAGAAAAAGCATATCGTATTGCTCTCAACTTCCCTATCTCTTTGGAAGTGCCGTAAAGGATAACCTCGATTTTCCCTTCTCCATCAGGAATATGCCCTTCAACGAAAGCAGGGTAAAGGAACTATTCTCATTGTTCAATATATCCTTCACTTTTCTGAATGCGGATATTCAAAACCTTTCCGGGGGCGAGAAACAAAGGATATCGTTGGTAAGAACTTTATTGTTCCTTCCTGAAGTTCTACTGCTGGACGAGGTAACTTCTTCCCTTGATGCGGAAAATACACGCATGGTGGAGGATGCCATTTCTTCCCTGAACAGAGGTGGAATTACTGTCCTGTGGATCACACATGATCCTGAACAAAGCCAAAAGTATGCAAATAAGGTCATTACCTTGGAAGCTGGCGAAATAAGGTCCCTGGAAGTTTTAAAATGAATGGTTCAGTAGCTATCGATAGCACATCGTTGCTCTTTGCTTCTTCCCTCGTGCTGGTGTCCCTTTATCTGTCATACTCACAAAAGCTGGGGCTTGAAAAGGAAACCTTGGTTAGTGTGGCAAGGGCTGTGATCCAGCTCGTTATTGTCGGATACATCCTTGAATACATATTCGGTCTTGAAAGCCCTCTTTTTACAACTCTCTTACTTCTTTTTATGACCTTTAACGCTGCATACAATGCCTCTAAAAGAGGAAAGGGCATTAAAAAAGTAATGATGATATCGTTCGGTTCCATTGCAATAGGCACTGTGCTGACTCTTTCTATACTTGTATTCTCGAAGACAATAGCATATGAGCCATATCAGATCATTCCTGTGGGCGGTATGATTATCAGTAATTCGATGGTTGCACTGGGGCTATGTTATAGGCAGATGTTGTCTGATTTTAAAAGCAAGCGCGAAGAAGTCGAAACTAAGCTGTCGTTGGGGGCAGATATCTTGCCTGCTTCTGTCGGAATAATACGGGATGCAATAAAAACAGGTGTGATCCCAACAATAGACTCTGCAAGAACATTAGGTATAGTCTCCCTTCCGGGAATGATGACGGGATTGATACTTGCAGGGATTTCTCCCATAGAGGCAATAAAGTATCAGATCATGGTTACTTTCATGCTTCTTTCGACAACTTCTATTTCTTCTTATGTAGCTTGTTACCTGTCCTACAAGAAGTTTTTCAATAGCAGAAAACAATTAATATTCCTTAAGTAAAAGTACAACTGCAGATCGGAAATGCTTCTAAAAACTTTAAGAGTAGCAGTAGTAGAATACTCTTTCTTTCTGGGCAAACATATATATTCAACTTATTGAGTTTATCAGACGCCTTATATAGGTCACAATCATCAAATCATACATCGGTAAGATCATTTATGGATATAAGAGAAGCTGTCAAAAAGGCCATTCACTATGGTACTATACAGAGCATACTACAATATTACATATGCCCTGAGGAATGTGAAGCACATTGCTGCAAGAATGGCCAGATCCACATATTCGAGGAGGAGTACAGAAAATTCTCTCAGATTGATCCGGAAAAGGCAAAGAAGATACAAAGTGAGATGCCTGCAAGCCCTCTTTACAGGATAGTGACTCCTTGCTCGTTTTTGAAACCACATGACAGGTGCGGTGTCTATTATGAGCGTCCCATTGTGTGCGGTCTGTATCCATTCAAAGTGAATACTTCCGGCAATTCCATAGGCTTACAGCCCTGTCCTGTGGGCTTTTTGATCATCAGGGAGTTCGCATTATGGATGATGGCCAACGTATCAAAAATAGGGATGCCCGATGAAGAAAAGGCCAAAGTTATAGAAGAATGGGAAAATACTATCGAATCTTATGCTGAAGAGCTTTCCGAATTCCACATGAAGAACACTTTAAAAGAGATACAGATTCCATTCGATGAACTGGAAATGTTTGCCATGTATATGTCTTCGAAGGCCCTTCCCAGAATTAATTCCGGTGTGGATTTAGGATAGTATTTATACCCGGACTGCCCCAATAAAACGAGTATCCAAGTGAACAATTATTTTGGATCTACTGTAAGATATTGATGTGAATTACCTATTTCAACCAATTGATTTTGATTATTATAGGGTTTCTACATAGCTGTGATATGGGGATTTAATATGGGAAAAGACTGGAAATTGTTTCTAATTTTACTAATTGCATGTATATTTGGAACGATAGCTGTACTGCCTTATACTCTTACTCTTCAAGGAGAATTACTTCAAAATTTACCGGTACCTTTATACGTCCTCCTGGCTGCTCAGCTTATCCAAGCTATAGTCCTGTTTAGTGTTGCTATCTTTATTGGCCTTCGTTTCTCCAAAAAAGTTGGACTTGGCCTTCCAATCCTTGAAGGATGGCTTGAAGGCAGGGAAGTTAAAAGCTATTTAAGATCCATAATTGGAATATCAATTGGGCTTGGAATTCTGGCCGGTATCCTTATAATTGGCCTTGATTATTTGTTTTCCTTTGCCGGCGTACCAATTAATGTAACTCAAGCTTCAATAAATCCTCCGGCATGGCAGGGCTTCCTTGCATCGTTTTATGGTGGGATAAATGAAGAGGTCCTATTAAGATTATTCGTAATGACTCTCATTGCGTGGATAATCTTTAAAATCAAAAAAACAGAAGAAGGAAAGCCAACAAATGCAGGTATGTGGTTAGCTATTATTATAGCAGCTGTTATTTTTGGTATTGGACATTTACCGGCAGTAATGGCTATAACAACACTCACACCGTTGGTAATTCTCCGTACCATTATTCTAAATGCTATTGGCGGAATTATATTTGGATGGCTTTATTGGAAAAAGGGTTTAGAATCAGCCATGATCTCGCATTTCTCTGTGGATATAGTGTTGCATGTGATTTTACCCTTGATAGCAGTGATTTGAAGCATTAGATTTTACACACATCTTTTTTACACCGTCGCTGGTAAATATTCTGAATATTTAGTACATGGCGCTGAGCATTGTTTCCAAGTATAATTGCCATGCGATAACGATAAGTGTATATACCAATGTCCTCTTTTTTAATTAGGGTGTGTGTTTCGTGTACGAATTCTCCACGGG encodes:
- the fetB gene encoding iron export ABC transporter permease subunit FetB, with the translated sequence MNGSVAIDSTSLLFASSLVLVSLYLSYSQKLGLEKETLVSVARAVIQLVIVGYILEYIFGLESPLFTTLLLLFMTFNAAYNASKRGKGIKKVMMISFGSIAIGTVLTLSILVFSKTIAYEPYQIIPVGGMIISNSMVALGLCYRQMLSDFKSKREEVETKLSLGADILPASVGIIRDAIKTGVIPTIDSARTLGIVSLPGMMTGLILAGISPIEAIKYQIMVTFMLLSTTSISSYVACYLSYKKFFNSRKQLIFLK
- a CDS encoding ATP-binding cassette domain-containing protein, which gives rise to MPLIDFRDVSFANDGKNILRNVSFVAEDGDFISLVGSSGSGKSTLLKLCSHLISPTTGYIFYKGVDMTEYSPTELRKSISYCSQLPYLFGSAVKDNLDFPFSIRNMPFNESRVKELFSLFNISFTFLNADIQNLSGGEKQRISLVRTLLFLPEVLLLDEVTSSLDAENTRMVEDAISSLNRGGITVLWITHDPEQSQKYANKVITLEAGEIRSLEVLK
- a CDS encoding adenylate kinase family protein, which codes for MLVGITGTPGTGKTSVTLQLEKKAGYQIIHLNELIKEEKLYSDVDTERDCVVADMDLVEQRVMEKVDSSSPVTILDSHLSHHIADIVIVLRTSPDKLRTRLQQRNYSENKIQENLEAEALDVILFESVEWCDKVFEINTTNQTIEETITDIKEILDALFKGQDETLIEKYKPGSVDWSEEFFA
- a CDS encoding aminodeoxychorismate/anthranilate synthase component II, producing the protein MRVLFINNKDSFVWNLVDYVSVFEPDTIVVPNTISLEEVKQNQPDAIIISPGPGTPHKAEDVGTCLDIIRDFGPEVPMLGVCFGHQAINTAFGGTIGHAKSGPIHGKTSEVSHADSPLFDGVSQTFKGGRYHSLAIEKLADELKVTAKTNDDIIMAVEHIKYPIYGVQFHPESVLTENGMKIVENFLKIAGMHKD
- a CDS encoding MarR family transcriptional regulator, whose product is MDENALLHKIIDIIQYKNEYQLQTSMIPPQEMYVLERIYLHSNILSKAISLKYNIPPSTLTGILDRLENKKLIARLNTNKDRRSIELVATENGKSAVEKHITEDQVFARNLFDSLGTQKKEQLKALLEELLENVDVETLFSQKHQ
- a CDS encoding CPBP family intramembrane glutamic endopeptidase, whose protein sequence is MGKDWKLFLILLIACIFGTIAVLPYTLTLQGELLQNLPVPLYVLLAAQLIQAIVLFSVAIFIGLRFSKKVGLGLPILEGWLEGREVKSYLRSIIGISIGLGILAGILIIGLDYLFSFAGVPINVTQASINPPAWQGFLASFYGGINEEVLLRLFVMTLIAWIIFKIKKTEEGKPTNAGMWLAIIIAAVIFGIGHLPAVMAITTLTPLVILRTIILNAIGGIIFGWLYWKKGLESAMISHFSVDIVLHVILPLIAVI
- the trpE gene encoding anthranilate synthase component I, with product MVEFDLSKEDFISLVENSKRPAIVQLMAKVESVCNPLQLYATLQNANYSYLLESVEKEKRHARYSFVGSEPEIVVDIKDKYLTIDCQKNSELSKFIYDKVKAMGNTESLIGGRFRVKTKDGTDDLAAFRDIFPTSNNVELLNQKRFDRQTFLGGAIGYNSYDLVYDSWIGREKKLDADTPEMHFAIMTKTFVFDHITNETYLVITPFVTKESDLEAVYEHALADAQLMERSLHMSSVIGISSDILTRVKSDEPVPSTDQESFEKAVLDAKQHIIDGDIFQVVLSRRYTVKMSQTPLQLYIRLRDINPSPYMYIFNFKDIGIVGASPETLMTVYNRKVISNPIAGTCPRGKDEEEDAKLAAHMLQDEKERAEHIMLVDLGRNDVRMVSKGGTVKVDDLMSVVKYSHLQHIESTVSGKLRDECDQFDATRAIFPAGTLSGAPKIRAMEIIDDMEPASRGIYGGGVGYYSWNGDADFAIVIRTVLIKNNTAYVQAGAGIVADSDPTYEYLETERKMAAMIKAIGGK
- a CDS encoding phosphoribosylanthranilate isomerase, translating into MRAPVRAKICGMQCAEDIELAVKFGADAVGFITEVPVDSPRKLDAATASSLISQVPLFVDSVLVIMPESGEEAVELIDTCRSDIVQLHNDPALSELEYIRDNVRQKIIKTFSIPVGKQNLVEEMLPSIHRLFENDFIDGILLDSSKAGQVGGTGTVHDWSVSRQIVERLEVPVILAGGLKPENVFQAVEEVRPYAVDVASGVEKNGKKDPDKVSRFITQIRCANG
- the trpD gene encoding anthranilate phosphoribosyltransferase, giving the protein MQSYIQKVSAGENLTLQEAEKAITEIFTQATDAQIAGLLMALKMKGETADEIAGFACGMKKAARSIRPNVKGTLVDVVGTGADRHKTINVSTAAAIIASAAGVNVAKHGNRAITSLSGSADVLEQLGIKIDKDPESVKESIEKIGIGFMLAPVFHPAMKRVAGIRKELGVRTVFNILGPLTNPASADAQLLGVYDVALCEIFAQVLKKMGAKRAMIVHGDGMDEISNISETQVAELKDGTIKTYTISPEELGIKRAKATDIVGGTPAENAKDIIYIFKGEKGPKRDLIVINAAAALYVAGAADSLKEAIPMVEEVIDSGKAMEKLRQFSDKTFEGLEYESSCKGEDMRHAVC
- a CDS encoding YkgJ family cysteine cluster protein, which gives rise to MDIREAVKKAIHYGTIQSILQYYICPEECEAHCCKNGQIHIFEEEYRKFSQIDPEKAKKIQSEMPASPLYRIVTPCSFLKPHDRCGVYYERPIVCGLYPFKVNTSGNSIGLQPCPVGFLIIREFALWMMANVSKIGMPDEEKAKVIEEWENTIESYAEELSEFHMKNTLKEIQIPFDELEMFAMYMSSKALPRINSGVDLG